TGAAGATTTTTCTCTATTTAACTTTACTATCGAGCACCTTAACATGTGTTTAACGGCCTTTTCGATGCGTCAATAGTAAAATAAATGTTATTTAATGAGTGTTTCAGGATATTCGCTAAACTTACCTTCCATCAGTTTCTTTTTATAGATATTAGCTTGCTCTTGTAATGCCATTTCATTGGTTATTAGTTTCTTTCCATTGATAAGTCCTTTTTGCAAAATAAGATCTAGATTTATATATTCCAGTTGCTGTTCATCTTGTGCTTTCATCGCTTCTTTGCTTATTGCAAGTAGTGCCCATATGTAAGCTTTTTCAAAATCCTGTGCTTGGTAATAAATGGTCATAATATAAACAAATGTACTATCAGGTATATCTTTGTATGAGTTACTTTCTCGTAGCGCATTATAAAATAGTGCTAATGCTTGTTGTGGGTCAAATTTACTATAATAGATGGCAAGCTTGGTTAACAATTTACGGTCTGTTACGCCTTCTTTACGTGCAGCGTTTAAAAAAACTTGTTTTGCTTTTAAATCCTGATAATGCGTCCAAAGATAGTAAGCAAGAATGGGATCCTCTGTATTTTTAATTTTTTTTAACTCATTTTTCATTAGATTTTTAGTCGTAAGATAATTTTCGACGCGTGCTTGTTTGCGTCCTTGATTGCGTGTGAATTGTAATGAAAGTGTTAATTCTATACATGATTCATACTCATCAAGACGGTCTAAAAGCTGACGAGTATGGTCTGAAGAAGGCTCTCTTTTGTCATAATAACGAGCACGAATCAGATGTGTTCGTTGGAAACGGCAATCGGTTAATGTATGTAGATCTGCACATAGTTCAGGATCACTATCACAAATACGCGATAAACTATCATGTGAAAATGGGTTACAGGAGATAATAGCGAAGAGAGTAACTAGTCCAAAAATAAATTTGATGGTTTGGGTAATCATAAGTTGATCTGTTCCGTGAAATCAATATACATATGCATTATAAATATAAGTTAGCATGTTAATACTAAAATAGGTGATACGAGTGTCAAATTTAACCGAATATGCAAAAAATATATCGCCA
This window of the Psychromonas sp. MME1 genome carries:
- a CDS encoding DUF2989 domain-containing protein: MITQTIKFIFGLVTLFAIISCNPFSHDSLSRICDSDPELCADLHTLTDCRFQRTHLIRARYYDKREPSSDHTRQLLDRLDEYESCIELTLSLQFTRNQGRKQARVENYLTTKNLMKNELKKIKNTEDPILAYYLWTHYQDLKAKQVFLNAARKEGVTDRKLLTKLAIYYSKFDPQQALALFYNALRESNSYKDIPDSTFVYIMTIYYQAQDFEKAYIWALLAISKEAMKAQDEQQLEYINLDLILQKGLINGKKLITNEMALQEQANIYKKKLMEGKFSEYPETLIK